A part of Eubacterium sp. AB3007 genomic DNA contains:
- a CDS encoding acetaldehyde dehydrogenase (acetylating): MENMDYDLRSIQEVRDLARLGQIATEQIATYTHEQIDKIIQNMVKVAEEHAYELAQMAVEETGFGKVADKTYKNHFASTVLYNYIKDMNTTGVLREDTVNKTIEIAEPVGLLMGIVPSTNPTSTAIFKSIIAVKARNAIVFSPHPSAKKCTMKAAQLMKEAAEAAGAPANTIGCITMPSMPATDELMHHPNVKMIIATGGPGMVKAAYSAGKPALGVGAGNSPAYIEKTADVSKAVANILASKNFDYGTICASEQSVIVEECNRDQVIAEFKKQGGYFMSEEETAKVCKLLFKPGTTSMSAKFVGRSPLVIANAAGISVPDNTRVLIGPQGGVGKEYPLSFEKLTSVLAFYCVKDWHEACDLSKKLLQNGIGHTMSIHTNDRNMVMEFSAKPASRILVNTGGSMGGVGASTGLAPSFTLGCGTWGGSSVSENVSPMHLINVKRVAYGIIDATRLAELDPTFNHPEIGGGAPAPAAAPAPAYIGYSPTCGACAPFTPVGIENAPSPQQLQGAYESAAPVAPAPAAAPAVDDKPIDTAQLNAMIDSMVKALKGE; the protein is encoded by the coding sequence ATGGAGAACATGGATTATGATCTTCGTTCCATACAGGAAGTAAGAGACCTGGCCAGACTGGGCCAGATCGCTACAGAACAGATCGCAACCTATACACATGAACAGATCGACAAGATCATCCAGAACATGGTGAAGGTTGCTGAGGAGCACGCTTATGAGCTGGCTCAGATGGCAGTTGAGGAGACCGGGTTCGGTAAAGTCGCAGACAAGACCTACAAGAACCACTTCGCATCCACCGTTCTGTACAACTATATCAAAGACATGAACACGACTGGCGTTCTCCGTGAGGACACCGTCAACAAAACAATCGAGATCGCTGAGCCGGTCGGTCTGCTGATGGGAATCGTTCCCTCCACCAACCCGACTTCCACAGCCATCTTCAAGTCCATCATAGCTGTAAAGGCTAGAAACGCCATCGTCTTCTCGCCGCATCCTTCCGCCAAGAAGTGCACCATGAAAGCTGCACAGCTGATGAAGGAAGCTGCAGAGGCAGCAGGCGCTCCGGCAAACACCATCGGTTGCATCACCATGCCCAGCATGCCGGCAACCGACGAGCTGATGCATCATCCTAACGTAAAGATGATCATCGCTACCGGTGGTCCGGGAATGGTCAAGGCGGCATACAGTGCTGGTAAGCCGGCACTGGGTGTAGGCGCAGGAAACTCTCCGGCATACATCGAGAAGACCGCTGACGTTTCCAAGGCAGTGGCAAACATTCTGGCATCCAAGAACTTCGACTATGGTACCATCTGCGCATCCGAGCAGTCCGTCATCGTCGAGGAATGCAACAGAGATCAGGTTATCGCTGAGTTCAAGAAGCAGGGTGGCTACTTCATGAGCGAGGAAGAGACCGCCAAGGTCTGCAAGCTCCTGTTCAAGCCGGGCACCACTTCCATGAGCGCTAAGTTCGTTGGAAGATCCCCGCTGGTTATCGCCAATGCAGCTGGCATCAGCGTTCCTGACAACACCAGAGTCCTGATCGGACCTCAGGGCGGCGTAGGTAAAGAATATCCGCTGTCCTTCGAGAAGCTGACTTCTGTACTCGCTTTCTACTGTGTCAAGGATTGGCACGAGGCATGCGACCTGAGCAAGAAGCTTCTGCAGAACGGTATCGGCCACACCATGAGCATCCATACCAATGACAGAAACATGGTCATGGAATTCTCCGCCAAGCCGGCTTCCAGAATCCTGGTCAATACCGGCGGCAGCATGGGCGGCGTAGGTGCCAGCACAGGACTTGCTCCTTCCTTCACACTGGGTTGCGGAACCTGGGGCGGAAGCTCGGTCTCCGAGAACGTATCCCCGATGCATCTGATCAACGTGAAGAGAGTGGCTTACGGCATCATCGATGCGACACGTCTGGCAGAGCTGGATCCGACCTTCAACCATCCTGAGATCGGTGGAGGAGCACCGGCACCGGCCGCAGCACCCGCTCCGGCTTACATCGGTTACAGCCCGACCTGCGGAGCATGCGCACCGTTCACACCAGTAGGCATCGAGAATGCTCCGTCCCCGCAGCAGCTGCAGGGTGCTTATGAAAGCGCAGCTCCGGTAGCACCGGCTCCGGCCGCAGCTCCGGCAGTGGACGACAAGCCCATCGACACCGCACAGCTGAACGCGATGATCGACTCCATGGTAAAGGCTCTGAAAGGAGAGTAA
- a CDS encoding BMC domain-containing protein, with amino-acid sequence MKAIGMIETRGLVPAIESADAMLKAAEVTLIERRFVKGGLVTIIIAGDVAACKASVDAAASAVQRMGCEIISTHVIPRPHSTLSGLIVNRIPEDGEEIHPDDDEESHISSHRKLKNFDGDDDEDGGPTEPFRRQPKADPVEEVPVAEEPQEKAKEIVETPETPAEDVKETIDSIEIPENLTREFLDQIVKEKGPGVVKEILSKKRVVDLRALAREYNGEFPIAGREITHANKNSLIEQFEEFFKK; translated from the coding sequence ATGAAAGCAATTGGAATGATTGAAACAAGAGGACTGGTTCCTGCCATCGAGAGTGCCGATGCTATGCTGAAGGCAGCCGAGGTTACTCTGATCGAGAGACGCTTCGTCAAGGGCGGACTCGTTACGATCATCATCGCAGGAGATGTTGCGGCTTGTAAGGCATCCGTAGATGCAGCAGCTTCCGCAGTTCAGAGAATGGGTTGCGAGATCATCTCGACACACGTTATTCCTAGACCGCATTCGACATTGAGCGGACTTATCGTCAACAGGATCCCTGAGGATGGCGAAGAGATCCACCCCGATGACGATGAGGAGTCTCACATATCTAGCCATAGGAAATTAAAGAATTTTGACGGCGATGACGACGAGGATGGAGGGCCGACAGAACCCTTTCGCAGACAACCGAAAGCAGACCCTGTAGAGGAAGTGCCTGTTGCAGAAGAGCCTCAGGAAAAAGCAAAGGAAATAGTAGAAACTCCAGAAACGCCAGCCGAAGACGTCAAAGAAACTATTGATTCTATCGAGATCCCGGAGAATCTGACAAGAGAATTCCTGGATCAGATCGTAAAGGAGAAGGGCCCCGGCGTCGTAAAGGAGATCCTTTCTAAGAAGAGAGTCGTTGATTTGAGAGCACTCGCACGCGAATACAACGGTGAATTCCCAATCGCAGGAAGAGAGATCACGCACGCCAACAAGAACAGTCTCATTGAGCAGTTCGAGGAATTCTTCAAGAAGTAA
- a CDS encoding cupin domain-containing protein: MKTLITEKCIREIVEKGEKVLCIDDNTLITPAAKDIIRENGIEVTTGCAAAACAPAPATPAPQAAPAPAAGGELNSDMIYQVLKGLADRGMLDSFVSSLTGAAASTPYVKECDNGFKIARGSGIKMEVLDTGVQADYGKVQYQELIGADDGSSMNAGFMTVDHCTFDWDVEPQEIYYVVEGNMTVTVEGRPHTAYPGDCLFIQKGSKVVFSSGDTFCKVFYCTY; the protein is encoded by the coding sequence ATGAAAACGTTGATTACTGAGAAGTGTATCAGAGAAATCGTTGAAAAGGGCGAGAAAGTCCTTTGCATCGATGACAATACACTGATCACGCCGGCAGCGAAGGACATCATTCGCGAGAACGGTATCGAGGTAACAACAGGATGCGCAGCAGCAGCTTGTGCTCCGGCACCAGCAACGCCTGCACCGCAGGCAGCACCTGCTCCGGCAGCTGGCGGCGAACTGAACAGCGACATGATCTATCAGGTCCTGAAGGGCCTGGCAGACAGGGGCATGCTGGACAGTTTTGTGAGCAGTCTGACAGGGGCAGCTGCAAGTACACCGTATGTCAAGGAATGTGACAACGGCTTCAAGATCGCCAGAGGAAGCGGCATCAAGATGGAAGTCCTCGACACAGGTGTCCAGGCTGATTACGGCAAGGTACAGTATCAGGAACTGATCGGCGCAGATGATGGTTCGTCCATGAACGCCGGGTTCATGACTGTAGATCATTGCACCTTCGACTGGGATGTAGAACCACAGGAGATCTATTACGTTGTCGAAGGAAACATGACCGTCACAGTGGAAGGCAGACCGCACACCGCATACCCGGGTGACTGCCTGTTCATCCAGAAGGGATCCAAGGTCGTATTCAGCAGCGGAGATACATTCTGTAAGGTATTCTACTGCACATATTAA
- a CDS encoding BMC domain-containing protein has protein sequence MSRAIGMVEFTSIARGIYVADQMVKISEVEIVTSVSTCPGKYITIVTGDVAAVQSSVALGEDMAEEYFVDSIVIPNVTDSVFPAITGATMPDRLEAVGIIESFSLASCIIAADEILKAAELEPIELRLGNGLGGKSYFTFTGEVGAVQTGIRTGEAIAAEKGLLVNSEYIPSPSDRLIESLL, from the coding sequence ATGTCGAGAGCGATAGGAATGGTCGAATTCACGAGCATTGCAAGAGGCATATATGTAGCTGACCAGATGGTAAAGATCTCGGAAGTTGAGATCGTCACCTCCGTCAGTACATGCCCGGGCAAGTACATCACCATCGTAACTGGTGACGTTGCGGCGGTACAGTCCTCCGTAGCTTTGGGTGAAGATATGGCTGAAGAGTATTTCGTCGATTCGATAGTCATACCGAACGTAACGGACTCCGTATTCCCGGCGATCACGGGAGCTACGATGCCAGACAGGTTGGAGGCGGTAGGGATCATTGAGTCCTTCTCGCTGGCCTCCTGTATCATCGCAGCCGATGAGATCCTCAAGGCAGCTGAGCTGGAGCCCATCGAGCTCAGGCTGGGGAACGGATTGGGCGGCAAGTCCTACTTCACCTTTACCGGCGAAGTCGGTGCTGTCCAGACCGGAATCAGAACAGGTGAAGCAATTGCAGCGGAAAAGGGGTTATTGGTCAACTCAGAGTACATCCCATCCCCTTCCGATCGATTGATAGAATCACTATTATAA
- a CDS encoding 4Fe-4S dicluster domain-containing protein, giving the protein MALLDQIKSAGIIGAGGAGFPTHAKLTSKADYMLMNGAECEPLLRVDQQLMAMYPEEIIKGFEMAARLVEAKQAIIGIKGKHGKVIEILRNTIEKLGLSDYVSVGILPDIYPAGDEQVLVYELTGRIVPETGIPIMCGCVVINTETALNIYKASKDQPVTETYVTLAGDIPRRVTLKVPVGTPVLEVLRKSGIEDFSGYGIVDGGPMMGPLLADINGNVLKKNKGYVILKKSHPLIAKKEVTAPQAKRVNHATCEQCRMCTDLCPRALIGHGTSPHKAMRFMLYGGDDMEGKTLGQLCCQCNLCEYFSCPVNLKPKMANMALKDETMKAGVRFQREEGKEYKADKNRASRLVPSHRLIARLGLSRFDAPAPMTDETVEPSEVRIMLSQHVGAPAQPVVQVGDQVTVGQMIGKIPEDALGAAVHASINGQVVEVTDKYIAIRR; this is encoded by the coding sequence ATGGCGCTTCTGGATCAAATCAAAAGTGCAGGCATTATCGGAGCCGGCGGAGCCGGATTCCCGACACATGCCAAACTGACATCAAAGGCAGATTACATGCTGATGAATGGAGCCGAATGTGAACCACTGCTTAGGGTAGACCAGCAGCTGATGGCTATGTATCCCGAGGAGATCATCAAGGGATTTGAGATGGCCGCCAGACTGGTGGAAGCCAAACAGGCGATCATCGGTATCAAAGGAAAGCATGGCAAGGTCATTGAGATCCTGAGAAATACCATCGAGAAACTCGGACTATCCGACTATGTATCCGTTGGGATCCTGCCGGATATCTATCCTGCCGGAGACGAGCAGGTACTGGTATACGAGTTGACGGGACGGATCGTTCCGGAAACGGGAATCCCAATCATGTGTGGCTGTGTTGTTATCAACACAGAAACAGCACTGAACATCTACAAGGCATCCAAGGATCAGCCGGTGACAGAGACATATGTCACTCTGGCAGGAGACATTCCAAGGCGAGTAACCCTTAAGGTACCCGTGGGAACGCCGGTCCTGGAAGTTCTCAGAAAGTCGGGGATCGAAGATTTCTCGGGGTACGGGATTGTAGACGGCGGACCGATGATGGGACCGCTCCTTGCCGACATCAACGGAAACGTGCTCAAGAAAAACAAGGGCTATGTCATCCTGAAGAAGAGCCATCCGCTGATTGCAAAAAAAGAAGTCACCGCTCCGCAGGCGAAGAGGGTGAATCACGCCACCTGTGAGCAGTGTCGTATGTGTACGGATCTTTGTCCGAGAGCACTCATCGGTCATGGTACATCTCCGCACAAAGCCATGCGCTTCATGCTGTATGGTGGAGATGACATGGAAGGGAAGACACTGGGCCAGCTCTGCTGCCAGTGCAACCTGTGTGAGTACTTCTCCTGCCCGGTCAATCTTAAACCAAAGATGGCCAACATGGCACTGAAGGACGAAACCATGAAAGCCGGTGTCCGCTTCCAGAGAGAAGAGGGCAAGGAATATAAGGCTGACAAGAACAGAGCGAGTCGTCTGGTTCCCAGCCATCGGCTGATCGCACGGCTGGGATTGTCCAGGTTCGATGCACCGGCACCGATGACGGACGAGACCGTTGAGCCATCCGAAGTACGCATCATGCTGTCACAGCATGTGGGTGCACCGGCTCAGCCTGTGGTACAGGTTGGTGATCAGGTCACTGTGGGCCAGATGATCGGTAAAATTCCGGAAGATGCTCTGGGAGCCGCCGTGCACGCCAGCATCAACGGACAAGTCGTTGAAGTCACAGATAAGTACATAGCTATTAGGAGGTAG
- a CDS encoding EutN/CcmL family microcompartment protein, translating into MLTAKLIDNIWATRKTGLLNGYKLMLVEVIGGGSNEGERLVAIDTISAGIGDRVLVTLGSSARRMVEDDTIPVDAAIVGIIDEDCEF; encoded by the coding sequence ATGCTAACGGCTAAACTAATTGATAATATCTGGGCGACCAGAAAAACCGGACTCCTGAACGGATACAAGCTGATGCTGGTGGAAGTCATCGGCGGAGGCTCCAACGAGGGAGAACGGCTGGTAGCCATAGATACCATAAGCGCCGGTATCGGAGACAGAGTCCTGGTGACGCTGGGATCTTCCGCCAGACGGATGGTGGAAGACGACACCATACCGGTAGATGCCGCCATTGTCGGCATCATTGATGAAGATTGTGAGTTTTAG
- a CDS encoding BMC domain-containing protein translates to MEFRIIKNPTQGAIDILMNRKGSPRSQKPELFDAVGLVQGKLIEMVVAADIAEKSNGVQVEDIRGSCPQNMIMLAIFGDTAAVEDALRAIKQDAEGSSVYANG, encoded by the coding sequence ATGGAATTCAGAATCATCAAAAATCCAACACAGGGTGCTATCGATATCCTGATGAACCGCAAAGGCTCGCCCAGGTCACAGAAACCGGAACTCTTCGATGCTGTCGGACTTGTCCAAGGCAAGTTGATCGAGATGGTCGTCGCGGCGGATATCGCCGAGAAGTCCAACGGGGTTCAGGTCGAGGACATCCGGGGATCCTGCCCGCAGAATATGATCATGCTGGCGATCTTCGGTGACACGGCAGCAGTAGAGGACGCACTCAGAGCTATCAAGCAGGATGCAGAGGGGAGCAGCGTTTATGCTAACGGCTAA
- the eutJ gene encoding ethanolamine utilization protein EutJ, with the protein MSEARLNFQYCDELVAEFEEVCEHPIKSKKKEPVYYTGVDLGTACVVVAVLDEDMSPVAGCYKYADVVRDGMVVDYVGAVQIVREMKQELEQKLGVEELIYAAAAIPPGTESVDSGAVENVCRGAGFTVSAMTDEATAANEVLGIKNGAVVDIGGGTTGIAIIEDGKVVYVDDEATGGTHFSLVLAGSYKMSFAEAELFKRNPENHKEILPVLKPVIEKVASIINEKIAGYNVEEISLVGGTACLTGIETIIEKRTGIYTHKPKNPMFVTPLGIALSCKQEEYYGRW; encoded by the coding sequence ATGTCAGAGGCAAGATTAAATTTTCAATACTGCGATGAACTGGTGGCCGAGTTCGAGGAGGTGTGTGAACACCCGATCAAGAGCAAGAAAAAAGAACCAGTTTATTACACCGGGGTCGATCTTGGAACAGCATGCGTCGTTGTGGCGGTGCTGGACGAGGATATGTCACCGGTTGCAGGATGTTATAAGTACGCCGATGTCGTGAGAGATGGAATGGTAGTGGATTACGTCGGAGCGGTCCAGATCGTGCGGGAAATGAAGCAGGAACTGGAACAAAAGCTGGGCGTGGAAGAACTGATCTATGCAGCTGCCGCAATCCCACCGGGCACAGAATCGGTGGATTCCGGTGCTGTAGAGAATGTGTGCCGTGGGGCTGGCTTTACCGTCAGCGCCATGACGGACGAGGCAACCGCTGCCAACGAAGTCCTGGGCATCAAGAACGGTGCGGTCGTGGATATTGGTGGAGGAACCACAGGCATTGCCATCATAGAGGATGGCAAGGTTGTCTATGTGGACGACGAAGCCACCGGAGGAACTCACTTCTCGCTGGTACTGGCGGGATCCTACAAGATGAGTTTTGCGGAAGCGGAACTTTTCAAGAGGAACCCGGAGAACCACAAGGAGATCCTGCCGGTACTCAAGCCGGTCATCGAGAAGGTGGCCTCCATCATCAACGAAAAGATCGCAGGTTACAATGTGGAGGAGATCTCTCTGGTAGGCGGTACCGCCTGCCTGACGGGAATCGAAACGATCATTGAGAAGAGGACTGGAATTTATACGCACAAACCAAAAAATCCAATGTTTGTAACACCGCTTGGTATCGCGCTGAGCTGCAAACAGGAAGAGTATTACGGAAGATGGTAG
- a CDS encoding EutP/PduV family microcompartment system protein, whose product MMSRKVMVIGIGKSGKTALVDAINQVERKPRKTQDMIFGKYTIDVPGSYLENPWMYKHLISAAQNNAGHVLILVDQSNPVEKYSPGFARVFRCPVTGVITKCDQHPENEETCRKQLMSIGVNEPIFKVSVETGEGIEELREYVLKDIIERS is encoded by the coding sequence CTGATGAGCAGAAAGGTAATGGTAATCGGGATCGGAAAATCCGGAAAGACCGCGCTTGTCGATGCGATCAATCAGGTAGAGAGAAAACCGAGAAAAACACAGGATATGATCTTTGGTAAGTACACCATCGATGTTCCAGGGTCTTACCTGGAGAACCCGTGGATGTACAAGCACCTCATATCCGCGGCACAAAACAATGCCGGGCATGTCCTGATCCTGGTGGATCAGAGCAATCCGGTGGAGAAATACTCCCCGGGATTTGCACGCGTATTCCGTTGCCCCGTCACAGGGGTGATCACCAAGTGTGATCAGCATCCGGAAAACGAGGAGACATGCCGGAAACAGTTAATGTCTATAGGAGTTAATGAACCAATTTTCAAGGTCAGCGTCGAAACCGGCGAGGGCATTGAAGAACTGAGGGAATACGTGCTGAAAGACATAATTGAAAGGTCGTAA
- the eutS gene encoding ethanolamine utilization microcompartment protein EutS, with the protein MGVLDNRNKPDLQRVIEESVPGKQVTIAHVIAAPMTDIYERLGIDEAGAIGILTLSPYETAIIAADIATKAANVEIGFLDRFTGSVVISGDVQSVETALNAVTTTLCDLLGFTTVEVTKT; encoded by the coding sequence ATGGGAGTACTTGACAACAGAAACAAGCCTGATCTGCAGCGCGTGATCGAGGAATCGGTACCGGGCAAGCAGGTCACCATAGCGCATGTGATTGCCGCTCCCATGACAGACATCTACGAACGTCTCGGGATCGATGAGGCGGGGGCTATCGGCATCCTGACTCTTTCGCCCTACGAGACCGCGATCATTGCAGCTGATATCGCAACCAAGGCTGCAAATGTCGAGATCGGGTTTCTCGACAGATTCACCGGATCTGTGGTTATCTCCGGCGATGTACAGAGCGTGGAGACAGCGCTGAATGCAGTGACGACGACGCTTTGTGATCTGCTGGGTTTCACCACCGTGGAGGTGACAAAGACCTGA
- the cutD gene encoding choline TMA-lyase-activating enzyme, translating to MSSKNGDKLERKATIFNIQKYNMHDGPGVRTLVFLKGCPLRCRWCANPEGLFRKFQVMFKKDACVGCGACVPVCPQGIHKVGPEGHTVDREKDCIGCRECEKACLYKALDIAGEVKTISEIMDVVMEDKMFYDVSGGGMTLGGGECTSQPEACLALLQAAKQNGVNTAIETCGYTKHETMMKLADYVDLFLFDIKHFDSDRHSEHTGVRNELILQNLSELLKKRYNVKIRMPLLKGLNDSEEEIVNTMEFLLPFKEMKNFKGIDLLPYHKMGVNKYGQLDMEYQIEGDPSLSEEDLDRIESYIKPYDLPVAVIRH from the coding sequence ATGAGCAGCAAGAACGGGGATAAGCTTGAGCGTAAAGCGACCATATTCAATATACAAAAGTATAATATGCATGACGGCCCTGGCGTGAGAACGCTGGTCTTCCTGAAAGGTTGCCCCTTGCGCTGCAGGTGGTGCGCGAACCCTGAAGGACTGTTCCGGAAGTTTCAGGTAATGTTCAAGAAGGACGCCTGTGTTGGATGCGGGGCATGCGTTCCAGTATGCCCTCAGGGCATCCACAAGGTTGGCCCGGAGGGACACACCGTGGATCGTGAGAAGGACTGTATCGGCTGCAGAGAGTGCGAGAAGGCCTGCCTCTACAAGGCGCTGGATATCGCCGGTGAGGTGAAGACCATCTCGGAGATCATGGACGTCGTCATGGAAGACAAGATGTTCTATGATGTCTCTGGAGGTGGAATGACCCTTGGGGGAGGGGAATGTACCTCCCAGCCAGAAGCGTGTCTTGCTTTGTTGCAGGCGGCCAAGCAGAATGGCGTCAACACCGCTATCGAGACCTGCGGCTACACCAAGCACGAGACCATGATGAAACTTGCGGACTACGTCGATCTCTTCCTGTTTGACATCAAGCACTTTGACTCCGATCGTCACAGTGAGCACACCGGAGTCAGAAACGAGCTGATCCTTCAGAACCTGTCCGAGCTCCTGAAGAAACGGTACAATGTGAAGATACGGATGCCGCTTCTGAAAGGTCTCAACGACAGCGAAGAGGAAATCGTCAACACCATGGAATTCCTTCTTCCTTTCAAGGAAATGAAGAATTTCAAAGGGATCGACTTGCTCCCCTATCATAAGATGGGAGTAAACAAGTACGGCCAGCTGGATATGGAGTATCAGATCGAAGGCGATCCAAGCCTCTCCGAGGAGGATCTGGACCGCATCGAGAGTTACATCAAACCATATGATTTGCCGGTCGCAGTCATCAGACACTAA